In Panicum virgatum strain AP13 chromosome 4N, P.virgatum_v5, whole genome shotgun sequence, a single window of DNA contains:
- the LOC120669920 gene encoding uncharacterized protein LOC120669920 isoform X1, with protein sequence MIYLQFCKAKMTAGYIVGSLVGSFAIAYLCDTFISDKKVFGGTTPGTVSDKEWWKATDTKFQAWPRTAGPPVVMNPISRQNFIVKSTE encoded by the exons ATGATCTATCTGCAGTTCTGCAAAG CAAAAATGACGGCCGGCTACATTGTGGGCTCACTGGTCGGATCCTTCGCCATTGCATACCTCTGTGACACGTTTATTTCAGACAAGAAGGTATTTGGAG GTACCACCCCCGGTACTGTTTCCGACAAGGAGTGGTGGAAAGCAACGGACACCAAGTTCCAGGCTTGGCCTCGCACTGCCGGCCCACCGGTCGTCATGAACCCCATCAGCCGCCAGAACTTCATCGTCAAGTCCACCGAGTAG
- the LOC120669920 gene encoding uncharacterized protein LOC120669920 isoform X2: protein MTAGYIVGSLVGSFAIAYLCDTFISDKKVFGGTTPGTVSDKEWWKATDTKFQAWPRTAGPPVVMNPISRQNFIVKSTE, encoded by the exons ATGACGGCCGGCTACATTGTGGGCTCACTGGTCGGATCCTTCGCCATTGCATACCTCTGTGACACGTTTATTTCAGACAAGAAGGTATTTGGAG GTACCACCCCCGGTACTGTTTCCGACAAGGAGTGGTGGAAAGCAACGGACACCAAGTTCCAGGCTTGGCCTCGCACTGCCGGCCCACCGGTCGTCATGAACCCCATCAGCCGCCAGAACTTCATCGTCAAGTCCACCGAGTAG